In Companilactobacillus allii, one genomic interval encodes:
- a CDS encoding MarR family winged helix-turn-helix transcriptional regulator: MDRLFGILIKKANNAVNRDAEKYAQTLGLTSVQISIIDYVSHEENNQDIFQKDVEKEFNIRRATATSSLKLMEDRDLLVRVPVKSDARLKRIILTPKAHSLAKQIDDYFNETERRIINVMGSENKDIVRTALQHCIKELSD, encoded by the coding sequence ATGGATAGATTGTTTGGTATACTGATAAAAAAGGCAAATAATGCAGTTAATAGAGATGCAGAGAAATATGCGCAAACACTTGGATTGACCAGTGTGCAGATCAGTATTATTGATTATGTATCTCACGAAGAAAACAACCAAGATATTTTTCAAAAAGATGTTGAAAAAGAATTTAATATTAGACGTGCAACTGCCACTAGCTCATTAAAATTAATGGAGGATCGTGATCTATTAGTAAGAGTCCCTGTAAAGTCAGATGCTAGATTGAAAAGAATCATTTTGACACCTAAGGCACATTCACTGGCAAAACAGATCGATGATTACTTTAATGAAACAGAAAGGCGGATCATTAATGTAATGGGATCAGAGAATAAAGATATTGTAAGAACCGCTTTGCAACACTGTATCAAGGAATTATCAGACTAG
- a CDS encoding DHA2 family efflux MFS transporter permease subunit, whose amino-acid sequence MNRQLNSKLIISIIATGLLSFCGVVVETATNITFPVLMKEFSVSTSTVQWMTTGYLLVASIMMPLSAFLKNSFTSKKLFSTASILFILGLLLDVTAPTFIQLVTGRIIQGIGAGIALPLMFNIILEQAPINKIGFLMGLGTLVTAVAPAIGPTFGGLVVDTFNWRSIFLFLLPIVILALILGLVSIQQVTKPKRTKLDFIGLIYIALTFVGIIVGFSNLSTIVTSPMNFFIPFVIGVISLFLFLRHSVKSDNPLLNLNVFSNKSFSLHLGAYFLIQLIALGISFILPNYIQLVNNKSALIAGLIVLPGAAIGAILAPLSGTIYDKLGARKPIMTGIILEIISLLLFFILGKTLTITTILVIYIILMLGMGSVMGNTMTNALQQLNETQIADGNGMFNTVQQFAGAVGTSIVSTIIAFSQNSNSSLTYSAKTAIGAQHAFLLLLIFILIACLSLNHATKNSK is encoded by the coding sequence ATGAATCGTCAATTAAATTCAAAATTAATAATTTCAATTATCGCCACAGGACTTCTTTCCTTTTGCGGTGTTGTGGTCGAAACCGCCACAAATATCACTTTCCCAGTTTTAATGAAAGAATTCAGTGTCTCAACTTCAACCGTTCAATGGATGACTACAGGATATCTACTTGTTGCATCAATCATGATGCCTCTTTCAGCTTTTCTAAAAAATAGTTTCACATCAAAAAAACTGTTTTCTACTGCATCAATCCTCTTCATTCTTGGACTACTGCTTGACGTAACTGCGCCAACCTTTATCCAACTAGTTACCGGTAGAATAATTCAAGGAATCGGTGCTGGTATTGCATTACCATTAATGTTCAATATTATTTTGGAACAAGCTCCAATTAATAAAATCGGCTTCTTAATGGGATTAGGAACACTGGTCACAGCAGTTGCACCAGCAATCGGACCAACGTTTGGTGGATTAGTCGTTGATACTTTCAACTGGCGCAGTATCTTTTTATTCCTACTACCAATCGTAATCCTGGCTCTTATCTTAGGTCTTGTATCTATTCAACAAGTAACCAAGCCAAAACGTACCAAGCTAGATTTCATTGGATTGATCTATATAGCTTTGACCTTTGTAGGGATCATAGTCGGCTTCAGTAATTTATCTACTATCGTTACTAGTCCGATGAACTTTTTCATTCCTTTTGTTATTGGTGTTATCTCCTTATTCTTGTTCTTAAGACACTCCGTTAAATCAGACAATCCACTTTTGAATCTCAACGTATTTAGTAACAAATCATTTTCACTTCATCTTGGTGCTTACTTCTTGATTCAACTAATTGCCTTAGGTATTTCCTTTATCCTTCCCAACTATATACAATTGGTGAACAACAAAAGTGCCTTGATAGCGGGATTAATCGTTCTACCAGGTGCAGCGATTGGAGCAATTCTAGCACCATTGAGTGGAACTATTTACGACAAGCTTGGTGCCAGAAAACCTATAATGACTGGAATAATACTTGAAATCATCTCCTTGTTACTATTCTTTATACTTGGTAAAACATTGACTATCACTACGATCCTAGTCATCTATATCATCTTGATGCTCGGTATGGGGTCAGTCATGGGGAATACAATGACCAATGCCTTACAACAGCTAAATGAGACGCAAATTGCTGATGGTAACGGTATGTTCAATACCGTCCAACAATTTGCCGGAGCGGTGGGTACTTCAATCGTTTCAACCATCATTGCCTTCTCCCAGAACTCAAACAGCAGCCTTACTTATTCAGCTAAGACTGCCATCGGCGCACAACACGCATTTTTATTGTTGTTGATATTCATCCTGATTGCTTGTTTAAGTTTAAATCATGCTACCAAGAATTCCAAATAA
- a CDS encoding helix-turn-helix domain-containing protein, which translates to MINEIGKIIRDKRRSLSLTIEQLAEKADVSESLVSQLERGVNSNISINKLERISTAVDLKLPDLFDKPANNGIKYLELLDFLADLPRDKREDISDKILALLSSMHTL; encoded by the coding sequence ATGATTAATGAAATCGGTAAAATAATACGTGACAAAAGAAGGTCACTAAGTTTGACCATTGAACAATTGGCTGAAAAGGCTGATGTCAGTGAGAGTTTAGTTTCACAGCTTGAGCGTGGTGTTAATAGCAACATCTCAATAAATAAATTGGAAAGAATCTCTACTGCTGTAGATTTGAAATTGCCCGACCTTTTTGATAAGCCTGCAAATAATGGTATCAAGTACCTCGAGTTACTCGACTTTTTAGCTGACCTTCCCCGTGATAAAAGAGAAGACATATCTGACAAGATCTTAGCGCTATTATCTTCGATGCATACTTTATAG